A genomic region of Arachis stenosperma cultivar V10309 chromosome 9, arast.V10309.gnm1.PFL2, whole genome shotgun sequence contains the following coding sequences:
- the LOC130947328 gene encoding D-3-phosphoglycerate dehydrogenase 3, chloroplastic-like has product MDCSYNLSPEELCTKISLCNALIVRSGTKVTREVFQSFAGRLKVVGRAGVGIDNVDLAATTEHGYLVVNASTANTVAAAEHGIAILATMARNVAQANTSVKAGYGKWVPLSSFQIPPLNQVGLIGYKIDFSLALW; this is encoded by the exons ATGGACTGCAGCTACAACCTCAGCCCTGAGGAGCTCTGCACTAAGATCTCGCTCTGCAATGCGCTAATCGTCAGGAGTGGAACCAAGGTCACGCGCGAGGTGTTTCAGTCCTTCGCCGGCAGGCTCAAGGTCGTCGGAAGGGCCGGCGTCGGGATCGACAATGTGGATCTGGCTGCCACCACCGAGCATGGCTACCTGGTGGTTAATGCCTCCACCGCCAACACCGTCGCCGCTGCTGAGCACGGGATCGCGATTCTCGCAACCATGGCTAGGAACGTTGCTCAGGCTAACACGTCCGTCAAAGCTG GCTATGGAAAATGGGTTCCTTTAAGCAGTTTCCAGATTCCACCTTTGAATCAAGTTGGTTTGATTGGATACAAG ATTGATTTTTCACTAGCATTGTGGTAG